The Nitrosomonas sp. sh817 genome includes a window with the following:
- a CDS encoding type II toxin-antitoxin system RelE/ParE family toxin, translated as MPAINTIKTTEIFDDWFSSLKDRIAKSRIQARIDRAEDGNFGDCGSVGEGVFEMRIHAGAGYRVYYKQVGMAVFLLLAGGDKSTQQRDIETALELARKIGE; from the coding sequence ATGCCAGCTATAAACACGATCAAAACCACCGAAATTTTCGATGATTGGTTCTCTTCACTGAAGGATCGCATAGCCAAATCGCGAATTCAGGCGAGAATCGACCGCGCGGAGGATGGTAATTTCGGTGATTGCGGATCAGTTGGCGAAGGCGTATTCGAAATGCGCATCCATGCCGGCGCCGGATACCGGGTGTATTACAAACAGGTCGGCATGGCAGTTTTTTTGTTGCTGGCGGGTGGCGACAAATCAACACAGCAACGGGATATCGAAACAGCGCTTGAATTGGCACGAAAAATAGGAGAATGA